One Anas platyrhynchos isolate ZD024472 breed Pekin duck chromosome 2, IASCAAS_PekinDuck_T2T, whole genome shotgun sequence DNA segment encodes these proteins:
- the LOC106016676 gene encoding LOW QUALITY PROTEIN: feather keratin Cos1-1/Cos1-3/Cos2-1 (The sequence of the model RefSeq protein was modified relative to this genomic sequence to represent the inferred CDS: substituted 1 base at 1 genomic stop codon), which produces MPLDMGQLRPTIKASPAPCSHIHFSGLLLVGNXVHLLPPDMSCYDQCLPCQPCGPTPLASSCNEPCVRQCQNSTIVIEPSPVVVTLPGPILSSFPQNTVVGSSTSAAVGSILSCDGVPINSGSFDLSCITSRYCGSRCRPC; this is translated from the exons ATGCCTCTGGACATGGGACAGCTAAGGCCCACTATAAAAGCCAGCCCAGCTCCATGCTCTCACATCCACTTTTCTGGCCTTCTTCTTGTTGGGAACTAG GtgcacctcctgcccccagaCATGTCCTGCTACGACCAGTGCCTGCCATGCCAGCCCTGCGGCCCAACCCCgctggccagcagctgcaacgagccctgCGTCAGGCAGTGCCAGAACTCCACCATCGTCATTGAGCCCTCTCCTGTGGTGGtgaccctgcccggccccatcctcagctccttcccgcaGAACACCGTTGTGGGATCCTCCACCTCTGCTGCCgttggcagcatcctcagctgtgATGGAGTCCCCATCAACTCTGGGTCCTTTGACCTCTCCTGTATTACCAGCCGCTACTGTGGCAGCAGGTGCCGCCCCTGCTAA